The region CATCTATGATGACATTACACACCTTTCCTTGTGAAGTACACCTTGTGTGGAATATGTTGCTACGAAGCCAAGAATCATCCGGAGATTGCATGGAATTTAAACTTCTTCGAATAACCAAAAATTCCCCCTGATCTTCATAGGTGATTTCCTCCTCCTCTTTCTCACTTCCTCCTTCATCCCATGTAGTCTCTCCTCCTATTTCTTCCTCCAAAATTGTGACAACTTTACGGTTTGGGCAATCAGAGGCGATGTGTCCAAAACCTTGACATTTGAAGCACTTTATTGAGGCTTTTGAACCACTACCTTTGCTAGGACCAGCTGCATTATCATTCTTTGTTGATGATTTAGGAATTACGTTCTTGTCACTAGGAGAAAATTTTCTGGAAACACTTGGTTTGGTTGAACCAATAGCTTATCCCGGAACACAATTCTTATAGGTAATATTTATAAACAATTATAAACACTAAGTAACATTTTTGATTGTGTTAAGTGTTTGGTTGAATTATAAACACTTAGTATTTACATAAGTTAATACTAAAAATATTAACTTATCCCGGAACACAATTCTTAGTATACTTAACTAAATATAGTCGGAACATTGCTATACTAAAAATGTTTTTAGTATAGCTTAAAATATAAGTAAACTTATCGCCAAGGCTGATAAGTGATACCAGCTTCTGCCCCTAAAGTATGTTGAGGTTTTGAGTTCCTTGAAGGGAACAAAGCGAAAGGATTACAAGCTTTGGTACAGATCATTTTCACACGAAAGACGTCTTTAACCTTATTGTTAAAATAATTATAAGCTAAACTTagattattattttaataatattgaATGTTCATGGAAGCACCTAGAATAGACCTTTGAGATTCAAGACTTTTGAGTTCATGATCTTTTGAGATTATGACCTTTAGCTTTTCATGTACCTAAGGAGTTACATATTGTAGTAGGTTCTATGGAGGCCTATAAATAGGACACTCTTTCAAGAtttgtaatcatcaagttttatataatattttgagtgaaaataCAAGTGTGAGTTTATATCTTTTTTGTGTGAGTTAGTTGTGTGGATTATTGAGAACAAGTTTCTTCTCTTTAATCTCCAACTCTTTTATACTTAAGTTCCTTcaaagtggtatcaagagccaGGTTAAGTGATGTCTTCCAGCAACAATATGTTGCAACCTCAACTTCCACGTTTGACGGGAAAGAATTACAATGGAGAATCCAAATGAAGGTGTTATATGGATCTCAAGATCTTTGGGAGATAGTTGAAAATGGTTATGAAGAATCGGCAAATCAAGCCAATCTCTCACCGCAACAATTGAACACTTTAAAGGAGAACCGAAAGAAGGACAAGAAGGCCCTCTACTTTATTTATCAAGCTGTGGATGAAGTAATTTTTGAGAGAATTTCGACGGCATCAACATCAAAGGAGGCATGGGACATCCTCAACAAGGCCTACAAAGGTGAAGAAAAAGTAAAAATGGTGAGACTTCAAGCTCTAAGAGGTGAGTTTGATTTACTAAAAATGAAAGAAAGTGAAACGGTGGAGGAATTATATAATCGGACAATTTTAATTGTTAATCAACTTCGTGTTAATGGAGAAGATATTTCGGATAAAAGAGTCTTGGAAAAAATTCTTCGTAGTATGACTAGAAAATATGAGCATGTTGTTGTGGCCACAGAAGAATCAAAAGATTTAAATACTTTCTCTCTTGAAGAATTGTTGGGCTCACTACAATCTCACGAGCTCCGCATCAAGCAATTTGACTCCTCTCCTTCCGAGCAAGTTTTTCAAGTTCAAGATACTAGTCGTGGTGGTTTTAGAGGAAGAGGTGGAAGATGATCATTTCGTGGGTTCGAGGACAAGGAAGAGGAAATGTGCAAAGTAGAAATTTTAACTCAAATcaaagaggaagaggaagagctCGTGGAGGTTTAAATGGAAGAGGAAGAGGTAATTCTTTTAATTTTCAATGCCATTATTGTCATAAAATTGGGCATATGAAAAAAGATTGTTATAAAAGAATTAATGATGAAAAAGATTCCAATTTTCTACATGAGGATATTGAGGAGAAAGATGAAAGTATGCTTCTTGTTAGCAATGTTCAAGAAGAGTCACTTGATGATGTTTGGTATATCAATAGTGGTTGTAGCAACCAcattgttgggtcccaatgtgtttgtagaagggggggttgaatacaaacagtaccgaataatcgaattaaatgcggaataaaaaatgtgaaacaaaattcaagttaaataaaaatattattaaacttgaaaggtgttacaacaactgtatcgattacaaggtattaatctcaaattaattatcacaaatctagaataaattcgacatgaactttttctatttttgtaataaaaagattcaaatgctaaacgcaatttgagattaagttctagggattttgatccgctagattgttacacaagaacaagataaataattctagtggtttggatttaacattaacaaactagaaattgatcttgaatttctgcagatgaaggatgatatatttcaaggcggctgctcttttgttcttgacttgtgtttgaATGATGGATAATTGAAagaaagtcttctgcttctttttaatcaacaaaccaatagaattgaattggcatgacaatcctatagctggcaagactttcg is a window of Apium graveolens cultivar Ventura chromosome 11, ASM990537v1, whole genome shotgun sequence DNA encoding:
- the LOC141695792 gene encoding uncharacterized protein LOC141695792, which encodes MKVLYGSQDLWEIVENGYEESANQANLSPQQLNTLKENRKKDKKALYFIYQAVDEVIFERISTASTSKEAWDILNKAYKGEEKVKMVRLQALRGEFDLLKMKESETVEELYNRTILIVNQLRVNGEDISDKRVLEKILRSMTRKYEHVVVATEESKDLNTFSLEELLGSLQSHELRIKQFDSSPSEQVFQVQDTSRGGFRGRGGR